Proteins co-encoded in one Candidatus Limnocylindrales bacterium genomic window:
- the rmuC gene encoding DNA recombination protein RmuC, producing MAADVQSVLGAMSSERALALAAAAALLAMASAVLLVLIWRRLGQRPDLERTLREELRAARDESARQARDARQELQASLTSLRGELTASVEMVRGVVDRRLGEIRESNERRLDQMRQTVEEKLHDTLEKRLGESFRLVSSQLEAVHKGLGEMQSLAAGVGDLKKVLTNVKVRGTWGEVQLGALLEQVLTPEQYARNVTVREGSREVVEYALRLPGQGGDAPLWLPIDCKFPHEDYARLVAAAEAADADAVQRATQDLLRAVKKCAQDIRDKYIHPPHTTDFAILFLPTEGLYAEVLRNPGFVEEMQQSCRVVLAGPTTLAALLNSLRIGFRTLAIEKRASEVWHVLAAVKAEFGKFSGVLDKVKRQLETATRTIETTGARTRAIEKRLRGVETLPGYDVAPLSGNGDGAGPVSARLEHEAGEPEESPA from the coding sequence ATGGCCGCAGACGTCCAGTCGGTTCTTGGCGCAATGTCGTCCGAGCGCGCGCTCGCCTTGGCCGCCGCGGCGGCACTCCTTGCCATGGCCAGCGCGGTCCTGCTCGTCCTGATCTGGCGGCGCCTGGGCCAGCGCCCGGACCTGGAGCGCACGCTGCGTGAAGAGCTCAGGGCCGCGCGTGACGAATCCGCGCGCCAGGCGCGCGACGCGCGCCAGGAGCTGCAGGCCAGCCTGACGAGCCTGAGAGGCGAGCTGACCGCCAGCGTCGAGATGGTACGCGGCGTGGTCGATCGCCGTCTCGGCGAGATCCGCGAGAGCAACGAACGCCGCCTCGATCAGATGCGCCAGACGGTGGAGGAGAAGCTCCACGATACGCTCGAGAAGCGCCTCGGCGAATCCTTCCGCCTCGTCAGCAGCCAGCTCGAGGCGGTGCACAAGGGGCTCGGCGAGATGCAGAGCCTGGCCGCCGGCGTCGGCGACCTGAAGAAGGTGCTGACGAACGTCAAGGTGCGCGGCACCTGGGGCGAGGTGCAGCTCGGCGCGCTGCTCGAGCAGGTCCTGACACCCGAGCAATACGCGCGCAACGTGACGGTTCGGGAGGGCTCGCGTGAGGTCGTCGAGTACGCGCTGCGGCTGCCGGGGCAGGGCGGGGACGCGCCGCTGTGGCTGCCCATCGATTGCAAGTTCCCGCACGAGGATTACGCGCGCCTGGTCGCGGCCGCCGAAGCCGCCGACGCCGACGCCGTGCAGCGGGCCACGCAGGACCTGCTGCGCGCCGTCAAGAAGTGCGCACAGGACATCCGCGACAAGTACATCCACCCGCCGCACACCACCGACTTCGCCATTCTCTTCCTTCCCACCGAAGGCCTGTACGCGGAGGTGCTGCGCAATCCGGGCTTCGTCGAGGAGATGCAGCAGAGCTGCCGCGTGGTGCTGGCGGGGCCGACCACGCTGGCGGCGCTGCTCAACAGCCTGCGCATCGGTTTTCGCACGCTGGCCATCGAGAAGAGGGCCAGCGAGGTCTGGCACGTGCTGGCAGCGGTGAAGGCCGAGTTCGGCAAGTTCAGCGGCGTCCTGGACAAGGTGAAGCGGCAGCTCGAGACCGCAACTCGCACGATCGAGACGACCGGTGCGCGCACGCGTGCCATCGAGAAGCGGCTGCGCGGCGTCGAGACTCTGCCCGGATATGACGTTGCGCCGTTGAGCGGCAACGGCGACGGTGCAGGGCCGGTCAGTGCCCGGCTCGAACACGAGGCGGGCGAGCCCGAGGAGTCGCCGGCGTGA
- a CDS encoding cytochrome P450, whose translation MTTVAFDPTELEHVEDPYPIFARIREGGAVRRLETGFWMITGHAAALEALHHPECRSSPIAMRYLDGLPPGAARDEMSHRINFLDPPDHPRVRGIVSKAFTPRRIATLRPWIEQTAIRLLQALDGREEVDLLREFAHQVPSLVISELLGVPVEDRDRLTAWSDEVAPLLALQVSPEQKERAIAAAEDFHAYLGALLDDRARRPGEDLLSALLAAEAEGERLSRVELLSLAATLYSAGHRTTRDLFTNGMSVLLSDPQRYRRVLDGTWTIAATVEEFLRFQTPTLFVVRIPFSAVTIGGVEIGPYEPLLIFLAAANRDPAAYEQPEDFRPGRGGPSPLSFAFGAHFCLGASLARSEAEAMLAAVTSHWPNLRLAPDRALRWHQRGPFRGLDDLVVAA comes from the coding sequence ATGACGACCGTCGCATTCGATCCCACCGAGCTCGAGCACGTCGAGGACCCGTACCCGATCTTCGCGCGCATTCGCGAAGGCGGAGCAGTGCGGCGTCTGGAAACCGGCTTCTGGATGATCACCGGACATGCCGCCGCCCTCGAGGCGCTGCACCACCCCGAATGTCGCTCCAGCCCCATCGCGATGCGCTATCTCGACGGCCTTCCGCCCGGCGCTGCGCGCGACGAGATGAGCCATCGCATCAACTTTCTGGATCCGCCCGATCATCCGCGCGTGCGCGGCATCGTGTCGAAGGCGTTCACGCCGCGGCGCATCGCCACGCTGCGACCGTGGATCGAGCAGACTGCGATTCGCCTTCTGCAAGCACTGGACGGGCGCGAGGAGGTGGACCTCCTGCGCGAGTTCGCGCATCAGGTGCCGTCGCTCGTCATTTCCGAGCTGCTCGGCGTGCCGGTCGAGGACCGCGACAGGCTGACGGCGTGGAGCGACGAGGTCGCGCCGCTGCTCGCGCTGCAGGTGTCGCCGGAGCAGAAGGAGCGTGCGATCGCGGCCGCGGAAGATTTCCACGCGTATCTCGGCGCTCTTCTCGATGACCGCGCGCGCCGGCCCGGCGAGGACCTGCTGTCGGCGTTGCTGGCAGCGGAAGCGGAAGGTGAGCGGCTTTCGCGTGTGGAACTGCTCTCGCTGGCGGCAACGCTGTATTCGGCCGGCCACCGCACGACGCGGGACCTGTTCACCAACGGGATGTCGGTGCTCCTGTCGGATCCTCAGCGCTATCGGCGGGTGCTCGACGGTACGTGGACGATTGCGGCGACGGTCGAGGAGTTTCTGCGCTTCCAGACGCCGACACTGTTCGTCGTGCGCATACCGTTTTCGGCCGTGACGATCGGCGGCGTCGAGATCGGTCCTTACGAACCCCTGCTCATCTTCCTGGCCGCCGCCAACCGCGATCCGGCGGCGTACGAGCAGCCGGAGGATTTCCGTCCCGGCCGCGGCGGCCCTTCACCACTGTCGTTCGCGTTCGGTGCCCACTTCTGCCTCGGCGCTTCGTTGGCACGATCCGAAGCCGAAGCGATGCTCGCTGCCGTCACGTCGCATTGGCCCAATTTGCGGCTGGCACCGGACCGCGCGCTGCGCTGGCACCAGCGAGGCCCCTTCCGCGGCCTCGACGACCTGGTCGTCGCCGCGTGA